In a single window of the Bacillus clarus genome:
- a CDS encoding ABC transporter permease, translated as MRALWMQCKIEILRTFRNKLFIFFSLLMPVMFYYIFTNVVQVPQNGDAWKAHYLISMATFSIVGTALFSFGVRLSQEKGQGWTHLLKITPLPEGAYLTAKIIAQTVVNAFSILVIFIAGILINHVELTVGQWIGAGLWLLLGVTPFLALGTVIGSIKKADAAAGLANILNMSLAVIGGLWMPIEVFPKILRTIGEWTPTYHFGSGAWDIVAGKSIGWENIAVLGGYFLIFVVISIYIRKRQEAV; from the coding sequence ATGAGAGCACTATGGATGCAATGCAAAATAGAAATTTTACGTACATTTCGCAATAAATTATTTATCTTTTTCTCATTATTAATGCCAGTTATGTTTTACTACATTTTCACAAATGTTGTTCAAGTGCCACAAAACGGAGATGCGTGGAAAGCACATTATTTAATCTCGATGGCGACATTTAGTATCGTAGGTACTGCACTTTTTAGTTTCGGCGTGAGACTTTCTCAGGAAAAAGGGCAAGGGTGGACACATCTTTTAAAAATTACACCACTTCCAGAAGGGGCATATTTAACAGCAAAGATCATCGCTCAAACTGTAGTAAATGCTTTTTCAATATTGGTTATCTTTATTGCAGGGATATTGATTAATCATGTTGAGTTAACAGTAGGGCAATGGATTGGTGCTGGATTATGGTTATTGTTAGGTGTGACACCATTTTTAGCGTTAGGAACAGTAATCGGTTCAATTAAGAAGGCCGATGCAGCTGCTGGCTTAGCAAATATTTTAAATATGAGTTTAGCTGTAATCGGTGGGTTATGGATGCCGATTGAAGTATTCCCAAAAATATTAAGAACGATTGGTGAATGGACACCGACATATCATTTCGGAAGCGGAGCATGGGATATTGTAGCTGGAAAATCAATTGGTTGGGAAAATATCGCGGTACTAGGAGGTTATTTCCTTATATTTGTTGTAATATCAATATATATAAGAAAAAGACAGGAAGCGGTATAA